One Phaeodactylum tricornutum CCAP 1055/1 chromosome 28, whole genome shotgun sequence DNA window includes the following coding sequences:
- a CDS encoding predicted protein, with translation MCYLNTAVKGKGFRNIAIPKRICRQMLCSLPSHFGLKGHAVNESECVAKLNQTFTKRGFSSYSSEELLASYASLDHKRYRRTGFPEAVFAEGKTASQVALILDDMARSVNDSLEDGEIGALVGTTILATSRVSRDMYNELEEIQLHHGTMQYFDVARIVSVQASGMLDETTSKWKTSKRPRVVVATAGTTDLPVSEEAAVTLEAAGCEVDRIYDAGVAGLHRIVRAIPRLTHPDVSCVIVCAGMDGALPSVVGGLVSVPVVAVPTSVGYGASFGGISAMLTMLNSCSPGVGVVNIDNGFGAAALAYKCLRKQV, from the exons ATGTGCTATCTCAACACAGCTGtaaaaggaaaaggcttccGGAATATCGCCATCCCCAAGCGCATTTGTCGCCAGATGCTTTGTTCACTGCCGTCGCATTTTGGCCTAAAGGGACATGCCGTAAATGAGTCTGAATGTGTTGCGAAACTAAATCAAACTTTTACAAAGCGAGGATTTTCCTCGTATTCGTCAGAAGAGCTGCTTGCATCGTATGCTAGTCTAGATCACAAAAGGTATAGACGTACCGGGTTTCCAGAGGCTGTTTTTGCGGAGGGTAAGACTGCGTCACAGGTTGCCTTAATTCTGGACGACATGGCTCGAAGTGTCAACGACTCTCTTGAGGATGGAGAAATCGGTGCACTTGTTGGAACAACCATTCTAGCGACCAG TAGGGTTTCTCGTGATATGTACaatgaattggaagaaattcaaCTACATCATGGGACAATGCAATATTTTGACGTTGCAAGAATCGTGTCAGTACAGGCATCTGGGATGCTGGATGAAACTACAAGTAAATGGAAGACTTCAAAGCGACCGCGTGTCGTCGTGGCCACGGCAGGCACGACGGATTTGCCTGTATCAGAAGAAGCAGCAGTTACACTGGAAGCAGCTGGCTGCGAAGTAGATCGCATCTACGATGCCGGAGTTGCTGGATTACATCGAATCGTGCGAGCGATTCCTCGCTTGACACATCCCGATGTGTCTTGCGTAATCGTATGTGCTGGAATGGACGGAGCACTACCTAGCGTAGTTGGAGGGCTGGTTAGCGTTCCGGTGGTCGCCGTGCCGACAAGCGTTGGCTATGGGGCGTCGTTCGGAGGCATCAGTGCAATGCTCACTATGCTAAATAGTTGCAGTCCAGGAGTTGGTGTCGTCAAtattgacaatggctttggcGCCGCGGCTCTAGCTTACAAGTGCCTTAGAAAGCAAGTCTAG
- a CDS encoding predicted protein, with protein sequence MTQGGIKYAILKPSKEKGVPLKGDIVAIEYTGYLIDGTIFDASHAEGKKNALMFEVGGNAVVDGINEMVMNMGVGEKVQAIIPADKAFGDKGLCLENGECLIKPKSTLVYDVFL encoded by the coding sequence ATGACGCAAGGCGGTATCAAATATGCCATCCTCAAACCCAGTAAGGAAAAGGGAGTTCCACTCAAGGGAGACATTGTGGCTATTGAATACACAGGCTATTTGATCGATGGGACTATCTTTGATGCCTCTCATGCTGAGGGCAAGAAAAATGCACTCATGTTTGAGGTGGGAGGAAACGCTGTCGTCGATGGAATTAACGAAATGGTCATGAATATGGGAGTTGGAGAGAAAGTCCAGGCTATTATTCCGGCGGACAAGGCTTTCGGAGACAAGGGACTCTGTCTCGAGAACGGTGAATGCCTCATTAAACCTAAGTCGACGCTTGTTTACGACGTCTTCTTA
- a CDS encoding predicted protein: MKYFLFGARLGRTSSFLAKSEIYESLPLTFGTLVGKPFRCNMSKIDDTTQERFTPYCASIRRNPEKSVGEQLVLPKCKMPTRAEIEPVELFVASAVQQQYESGDGTNPTENYSALIDPFLVRKDLAMIHRILLALRTSGHGATLNRLASSARHARLIHHIIRLNPFRLPCPAESQSSMDDYVDYDIADAQLHLMMALVSANSVFMIPILTSLWSMLSFESVDAPFEQTQRLHAAMATIVRLCPKAKKVVRYVPAMEAQVLEFLIEKSLEMDVEIKIDEGGEAEIDTDYSVFQLDMDSDAHSLRRRQLNEVNVQESIVNDMAEKLDSLMFLLLEYVEQSCAGNADLIREKYRILAQFFESSIIITHKSKFVQFLIVHVCGLENKALESASCQNDQSPAILYRKFASSLIHVIVDPYRATVTRQAAACYLASFVSRASFVCEETCCESVCALLRWGEAYMQSLDSLSVHAADAREQCNFHSLFYTISQAAFYIMCFRGVEAIEFYRKSTKPSSDGFAQPEHLDISPERWTSLCSHPLQPLRYCLESVRNEFLELSKFCHLINAIVYCQLAQDENNVVKRNKRQVTPIATPATLEKERLSGGVGGLGKGTNPLDSFFPFDPYLLRKSHVFVDPFYNHWNGSITERFMKDEDSVLNPSDEQHVDDDESDNKKGSIADGVSHDDFDNEIVTKSFQPMSLGSEFGPASASSRSTVSTESSSNVPFKRDSSREPWTDTMKRSRAPSMENGSW, from the exons ATGAAATATTTCCTATTCGGGGCTCGTCTAGGCCGCACTTCCTCTTTTCTggccaaatccgagatttATGAAT CGTTGCCTTTAACATTTGGCACCTTAGTTGGCAAACCGTTCCGCTGCAACATGTCCAAAATAGATGATACAACCCAAGAGCGGTTTACCCCATACTGTGCATCGATAAGGAGGAATCCTGAAAAATCCGTTGGGGAGCAGCTTGTTCTGCCAAAATGCAAGATGCCTACTCGTGCCGAAATCGAACCGGTCGAGTTGTTTGTGGCCAGTGCAGTGCAACAACAGTACGAATCTGGGGATGGTACCAATCCAACTGAGAACTACAGCGCATTAATTGATCCTTTTCTAGTAAGAAAAGATCTCGCTATGATCCACCGCATTCTTTTGGCTCTGCGTACTTCGGGGCATGGCGCAACATTGAATCGTCTAGCTTCTTCGGCGCGGCATGCCCGACTTATTCACCATATTATTCGATTGAATCCCTTTCGACTACCGTGTCCCGCAGAATCGCAATCTTCAATGGACGACTATGTGGACTATGATATCGCTGATGCGCAACTGCATCTTATGATGGCTTTGGTGTCGGCAAACTCAGTTTTTATGATACCCATCCTTACCTCGCTTTGGTCAATGTTATCGTTTGAAAGTGTTGACGCACCCTTCGAACA AACGCAACGGCTTCATGCTGCAATGGCCACAATTGTTCGACTTTGCCCAAAGGCAAAAA AGGTGGTTAGATATGTCCCCGCCATGGAAGCACAGGTTCTCGAGTTTTTGATTGAGAAAAGTTTAGAAATGGACGTCGAGATAAAAATTGACGAAGGTGGGGAAGCTGAAATCGACACGGACTACAGTGTTTTTCAATTGGACATGGACTCCGATGCACATTCATTGCGACGGAGGCAGCTAAATGAAGTGAATGTACAGGAAAGTATCGTGAATGATATGGCCGAAAAGCTCGACTCCTTgatgtttcttttgcttgaGTATGTCGAGCAAAGCTGTGCTGGCAATGCAGATCTCATTCGTGAGAAATATCGCATTCTTGCCCAATTTTTTGAATCCTCCATTATCATTACGCACAAGTCTAAGTTTGTACAGTTTTTGATAGTGCACGTTTGTGGCCTGGAAAACAAGGCGCTGGAATCAGCATCTTGCCAAAACGACCAGTCCCCAGCGATACTCTATCGAAAGTTTGCGAGCAGTCTTATTCATGTGATTGTAGATCCCTACCGTGCGACGGTTACTCGACAAGCAGCTGCTTGTTATTTGGCGTCGTTTGTCAGTCGAGCTTCGTTTGTTTGCGAAGAAACTTGCTGTGAATCGGTCTGTGCTCTTTTGCGATGGGGTGAAGCATATATGCAGTCATTGGACTCGCTTTCGGTTCACGCAGCTGATGCACGAGAGCAATGCAATTTTCACTCATTGTTTTACACGATTAGTCAAGCAGCATTTTACATCATGTGTTTTCGAGGGGTGGAAGCTATTGAGTTTTATCGAAAATCTACGAAACCATCGAGCGATGGTTTTGCCCAACCAGAGCATCTCGATATTTCACCTGAGCGATGGACGAGTCTCTGCTCGCATCCACTACAGCCCCTTCGTTACTGCTTGGAAAGCGTGCGTAATGAGTTCCTGGAGTTGTCCAAGTTTTGCCACCTCATCAATGCAATTGTCTATTGTCAACTAGCACAAGACGAGAACAATGTTGTCAAGCGCAATAAAAGGCAGGTAACTCCTATCGCAACACCGGCTacattggaaaaggaacgccTTAGTGGCGGCGTTGGAGGTTTGGGAAAAGGTACCAATCCTCTTGATTCTTTCTTTCCATTTGACCCGTATTTGCTGCGGAAATCACATGTTTTCGTGGACCCATTTTATAATCATTGGAACGGTTCAATCACGGAGCGGTTTATGAAAGACGAAGACAGCGTCTTGAATCCCTCGGATGAGCAACATGTGGATGACGACGAATCTGACAACAAAAAGGGTAGCATTGCGGATGGTGTGAGCCATGATGATTTCGATAATGAAATTGTGACGAAATCGTTTCAGCCTATGAGTCTTGGCTCAGAATTCGGGCCAGCAAGCGCTTCGAGTAGATCAACTGTTTCCACTGAAAGCTCATCAAACGTCCCTTTCAAGCGAGATTCTTCGCGAGAACCATGGACCGATACTATGAAAAGATCCAGGGCTCCGAGCATGGAAAACGGTAGCTGGTAA
- a CDS encoding predicted protein — translation MANIKNLDKSGGIPDYEDLDLAFDDLLESENDPTIFRKPTPSSIENDGELTGSKQRKDSLPDESSHDYILGTLVVRVVAARDLEPASKHSLGKMIFGGAHHSRNKGSANPYASVRFGSTTQRTSEVFDTVNPIWPRSETMYMDVSHPRIPDHATQQPKSGTVPSIVATTESSTQIYEQPGNPPQKPKASTSLATHSIFEKEQVESMLEMNEAKDLYKPSRPILTVAIFHANEIGTLKKYNPSKGDSDDLFLGMVAIDLTPVLTGKTTIFDQWLPLTGTESTRTTVRIVCEYEASDTAPQSLDWVHFTRFCDPADFYPAHGDRLYKVESCDGDNVTLSWTSSEGWVSSFVVHRNMLVCAARHQGPIEFYQDEIQSIAERLGHSPMVDTVQETLRTLPDEGLVSVSVDIFRGGTSLLNRWLDQGVRTIIDDIKFATNIDGRHNPNFEDSLATDTLDEASDSISQAAFARHSVEKSEVESAMGTNLQPLPNMPACPITGEPMIDPVVAADGHTYERFAIARWLHESDKSPLTGSILPHKSLVPNYMLVSSLQECAVISVEEDLPVGNDDGPLVEVVRDV, via the coding sequence ATGGCGAACATTAAAAATCTGGACAAATCTGGTGGTATTCCAGATTACGAGGACTTAGACCTGGCTTTCGATGATCTTCTGGAATCTGAAAACGATCCTACAATCTTTCGTAAACCGACTCCGAGTTCGATCGAAAACGACGGTGAATTGACTGGGAGCAAGCAGAGAAAAGACAGTCTGCCTGACGAATCATCGCATGATTACATATTGGGAACTCTAGTTGTCCGCGTAGTAGCCGCACGAGACTTAGAGCCTGCTAGCAAGCATAGTTTGGGCAAGATGATTTTTGGAGGAGCGCACCATTCGAGAAACAAGGGATCAGCCAACCCGTATGCATCCGTGCGCTTCGGCAGTACGACTCAGAGAACTTCGGAGGTTTTTGATACCGTGAACCCAATTTGGCCGAGATCGGAAACAATGTACATGGATGTCTCTCATCCTAGAATTCCGGATCACGCTACACAACAGCCAAAATCGGGTACAGTCCCGTCAATTGTCGCGACAACGGAAAGTTCAACGCAGATCTATGAACAGCCCGGTAACCCCCCTCAAAAGCCAAAAGCGTCCACAAGCTTAGCGACGCATAgcatttttgaaaaagaacaagTCGAATCTATGCTAGAAATGAATGAAGCAAAAGATCTTTACAAACCATCTCGGCCTATTTTAACGGTTGCTATCTTCCACGCCAATGAAATAGGTACTTTGAAGAAGTACAACCCATCGAAAGGCGATAGCGATGATCTCTTTTTAGGAATGGTTGCAATTGATTTGACGCCAGTATTGACTGGGAAAACAACTATATTTGACCAGTGGTTGCCTCTAACAGGCACTGAAAGTACCCGTACTACGGTGCGAATTGTCTGTGAGTATGAAGCGAGCGATACCGCGCCCCAGTCACTAGATTGGGTTCATTTTACTAGATTTTGTGATCCCGCCGATTTTTACCCGGCTCATGGTGATCGCTTGTATAAAGTGGAAAGTTGTGACGGTGACAATGTCACATTGTCATGGACGAGTTCGGAAGGTTGGGTGTCATCGTTTGTGGTACATCGCAACATGTTGGTGTGCGCCGCACGGCATCAAGGGCCTATAGAATTTTATCAAGACGAGATTCAGTCAATTGCAGAGAGATTGGGTCACTCTCCGATGGTTGACACTGTTCAAGAGACTCTCCGTACGCTTCCCGACGAAGGATTAGTATCAGTTAGTGTCGACATATTCCGAGGTGGAACGTCGCTCCTTAACCGATGGCTCGATCAAGGTGTTCGTACGATCATTGACGACATCAAATTCGCGACAAATATCGATGGACGACACAATCCTAATTTTGAAGACAGCTTAGCTACCGATACGCTTGATGAAGCCAGCGATTCCATATCCCAGGCAGCATTTGCTAGACACTCGGTGGAAAAGTCCGAAGTCGAGTCTGCTATGGGAACAAACTTACAGCCCCTTCCCAATATGCCAGCGTGTCCCATCACAGGGGAGCCCATGATTGATCCCGTCGTTGCCGCCGATGGCCACACATATGAGCGCTTTGCCATAGCACGCTGGCTTCATGAGAGCGACAAAAGTCCGCTGACGGGCTCAATCTTACCACACAAAAGTCTTGTTCCGAACTACATGCTGGTGTCAAGCCTTCAAGAATGTGCCGTAATTTCTGTCGAGGAGGATCTACCAGTTGGTAACGACGACGGACCACTGGTAGAAGTAGTACGGGATGTGTAG
- a CDS encoding predicted protein, whose product MNWRAASSASLRNAKQELVRLLFGARYTRVGRYEHRRLDYAVYCYTDLRTAFLQRAQVLHPDKLQCSHKHARGREASKKEFVALMEAWNRYDEIAKTVKGVGSSETSANFTMFGVGCSFSDNDDERLLREKIMDQACRGWFSSGPLGVGGCETDQTARKDLRVEHTISFITDDDFVEEVKENAFRENSVKPSSIRSMKHLVGKFYPGAINSK is encoded by the coding sequence ATGAATTGGCGAGCAGCATCATCGGCCTCCTTGCGAAATGCCAAACAAGAACTCGTGCGACTGCTGTTCGGAGCGAGGTACACGCGGGTAGGCCGGTACGAACATCGTAGGCTCGACTATGCCGTATATTGCTATACAGACTTGCGAACCGCATTCTTGCAGCGCGCACAGGTGCTGCATCCCGACAAATTACAGTGCTCCCACAAACATGCTCGGGGGCGCGAGGCATCAAAAAAAGAGTTTGTTGCTCTCATGGAAGCTTGGAATCGATACGACGAGATCGCTAAAACGGTGAAAGGCGTAGGAAGCTCAGAAACATCCGCGAACTTCACCATGTTTGGTGTGGGATGCTCATTTTCTGACAATGACGATGAGCGATTATTACGTGAGAAAATTATGGACCAAGCCTGTCGAGGGTGGTTTTCGTCGGGCCCCTTGGGAGTCGGCGGATGCGAAACGGACCAAACGGCCCGGAAAGATTTACGTGTAGAGCACACCATCTCCTTTATTACTGATGATGACTTTGTCGAGGAGGTAAAGGAAAATGCGTTCCGAGAAAATTCAGTGAAGCCCTCCTCCATCCGATCAATGAAGCACCTAGTAGGGAAATTTTATCCTGGTGCTATCAATTCAAAGTAA
- a CDS encoding predicted protein, producing MTKEPKSSGGLKGLLQRTGKFFYTTGVYARDKGSTAFKWGYQVGGQVAFAVATTSMVMLMPLLFEIAREGQMLESERAQVKDYKGRGYSDRQLQELGFSEAALHTPSVASLNKK from the exons ATGACGAAAGAACCAAAATCAAGCGGCGGCTTAAAGGGCTTGCTGCAGAGAACCGGAAAGTTTTTCTACACCACAGGTGTGTACGCTCGTGATAAGGGCTCTACGGCATTCAAATGGGGATATCAAGTTGGAGGCCAGGTTGCCTTTGCCGTGGCGACTACGTCTATGGTAATGCTGATGCCATTACTTTTCGAAATTGCTCGGGAGGGCCAG ATGCTAGAATCAGAACGAGCGCAGGTCAAAGATTACAAGGGCCGTGGGTATTCGGATCGGCAGCTGCAAGAGTTGGGTTTCAGCGAAGCCGCACTACATACGCCGTCCGTCGCTTCTTTGAATAAAAAGTAG